The proteins below are encoded in one region of Casimicrobium huifangae:
- the rsgA gene encoding ribosome small subunit-dependent GTPase A codes for MQQALVIETQRRHCVVQLDDGSRITCVSKGRQLQIACGDQVSVTRTNDNEGVVERIGERGSLFYRADAFKEKLVAANVTQVACIVAPLPAYSDELLNRWLVCAEASGVKAIIGLNKVDLVEAAATANALALYRDLGYEVIPFSAKFNHGPMRERLAGERSVLIGQSGMGKSKLLNALVGSEAQRTNEISEALDSGKHTTTFTRLFTLGGNDTWVIDSPGMQVFGLAHFSRNEIERAFPEFRDSIGQCRFRDCKHLHEPNCALQTLVADGKASGDRLSYLRKFCAEGEAVPLYARH; via the coding sequence ATGCAGCAAGCCCTGGTGATCGAAACCCAACGTCGTCATTGTGTTGTTCAGCTCGATGACGGTTCCAGAATCACCTGTGTCAGCAAAGGTCGGCAACTGCAGATCGCCTGCGGCGATCAGGTGTCGGTCACGCGAACCAATGACAACGAAGGTGTGGTCGAGCGCATTGGCGAGCGCGGGTCGCTGTTCTACCGCGCCGACGCTTTCAAGGAGAAACTGGTCGCGGCCAATGTCACCCAGGTGGCCTGTATCGTGGCGCCGCTGCCCGCTTACTCTGACGAATTGCTCAACCGCTGGCTGGTCTGCGCCGAGGCCAGTGGCGTCAAGGCCATCATTGGTTTGAACAAGGTTGACCTGGTCGAAGCCGCTGCGACCGCCAACGCGCTCGCACTCTACCGCGACCTCGGTTATGAGGTGATCCCGTTCTCCGCCAAGTTCAACCACGGCCCGATGCGCGAGCGCCTCGCTGGCGAACGCTCGGTGCTGATCGGGCAATCAGGAATGGGCAAGAGCAAACTGCTGAACGCGCTCGTGGGCAGCGAAGCGCAGCGCACCAATGAAATTTCGGAAGCGCTCGACTCCGGCAAGCACACGACCACCTTCACCCGTCTGTTCACGCTCGGTGGCAACGACACCTGGGTGATCGATTCACCAGGGATGCAGGTGTTCGGTCTGGCCCACTTCTCACGCAACGAAATTGAGCGTGCCTTCCCGGAATTCCGCGACAGCATCGGTCAGTGCCGTTTCCGTGACTGCAAGCATCTGCATGAGCCAAACTGCGCATTGCAAACACTAGTCGCGGACGGCAAGGCCTCAGGGGACCGCCTGAGTTACCTGCGCAAATTCTGCGCAGAGGGCGAGGCAGTGCCGCTCTACGCGCGGCACTGA
- a CDS encoding 4a-hydroxytetrahydrobiopterin dehydratase: MDAPKLDALAYSKTEPQHHHAAFTQADIDAHLAVLPDWRYVAADVTFPRGRIVKNFHFKNYYETIAFVNIVASISHVTDHHPDLSVHFSRCEVSYNTHDVGHGQGGISNNDFICAARIEVAHRLL, from the coding sequence ATGGACGCCCCCAAACTTGATGCGCTGGCCTATAGCAAGACCGAGCCGCAGCACCATCACGCCGCTTTCACACAAGCGGATATCGACGCCCATCTGGCAGTGTTGCCCGACTGGCGCTACGTCGCGGCCGATGTGACGTTCCCGCGCGGCCGCATCGTCAAGAATTTCCACTTCAAGAACTACTACGAAACGATTGCCTTTGTGAACATCGTGGCATCGATTTCGCATGTGACTGACCACCACCCGGACCTGAGTGTGCACTTCAGCCGCTGCGAGGTGTCGTACAACACGCACGACGTCGGCCACGGTCAGGGTGGCATCTCCAACAACGATTTCATTTGCGCCGCGCGCATTGAAGTCGCCCATCGACTCCTCTAA
- a CDS encoding M48 family metallopeptidase: MPTDALTPATTSPGTFATLVIIALLAHYFIERWLLNRHLAHVAAHRDAVPAPFDASIPLADHQRAADYTLAKGQLGKIEAAVGLIVTALILFGGLSRLWTLTAPLADMPVLREVALLALFSAITGLIGIPFSYYSTFHIEEKFGFNKTTRATFWADLVKGTLLSAALMLPLAALVFWLMRSAGSLWWLYAWLVFIGFQLLMLAIYPTFIAPIFNKFSPLDAGDTRSAIEALLKRADFTSNGLFVMDGSKRSAHGNAYFTGFGRAKRIVFFDTLLERLSTSEIVAVLAHELGHFKRKHIVKRIVFIALASLAFMAALAWVLPQPWLYSSFGFPTDTGAASPGVALLLFSLALPPLLFWVAPLASAYSRKHEFEADSYAAEVASRDDLIAALTKLYKDNANTLTPDPIYSAYHHSHPPAMIRIAHLQQG, translated from the coding sequence ATGCCCACCGACGCCTTGACCCCGGCAACCACATCGCCGGGCACTTTTGCCACGCTTGTCATCATCGCCCTGCTGGCTCACTACTTCATCGAACGCTGGCTGCTCAATCGTCATCTGGCGCACGTGGCGGCGCACCGCGATGCGGTGCCGGCGCCTTTTGACGCCAGCATTCCGCTGGCCGACCACCAGCGTGCAGCCGACTACACACTCGCCAAGGGCCAGCTAGGCAAGATTGAGGCGGCCGTCGGCCTGATCGTGACAGCGCTGATCCTGTTCGGTGGCCTTAGCCGCTTGTGGACGCTGACAGCGCCACTCGCCGATATGCCAGTGCTGCGCGAAGTAGCGTTGCTGGCCCTGTTCTCGGCGATCACCGGGCTGATCGGCATCCCGTTCAGTTACTACAGCACCTTCCACATCGAAGAGAAATTTGGCTTCAACAAGACAACCCGCGCCACCTTCTGGGCGGACCTAGTCAAGGGCACCCTGCTCTCGGCGGCGCTGATGTTGCCACTGGCCGCGCTGGTGTTCTGGCTGATGCGTTCCGCCGGCTCGCTCTGGTGGCTGTATGCGTGGCTGGTATTCATCGGCTTCCAGTTGCTGATGCTGGCGATCTATCCAACCTTCATCGCACCGATCTTCAACAAGTTCTCACCGCTGGACGCCGGCGATACCCGTAGCGCGATTGAGGCGCTGCTGAAGCGGGCGGACTTCACCAGCAACGGGCTGTTCGTGATGGACGGGTCGAAACGCTCGGCGCATGGCAATGCCTACTTCACTGGCTTCGGCCGCGCCAAGCGCATCGTGTTCTTCGACACCCTGCTGGAGCGGCTCAGCACCAGCGAGATTGTTGCCGTGCTGGCCCATGAGCTCGGGCACTTCAAGCGCAAGCACATAGTCAAGCGCATCGTTTTCATTGCGCTGGCGAGTCTTGCCTTCATGGCGGCGCTGGCCTGGGTGCTGCCCCAGCCCTGGCTCTACAGCTCATTTGGCTTCCCGACCGACACCGGCGCTGCGTCACCTGGCGTCGCGTTGCTGCTGTTCTCACTGGCGCTGCCGCCACTGCTCTTCTGGGTTGCACCGCTCGCATCTGCCTATTCACGCAAACACGAATTCGAAGCTGACAGTTACGCGGCTGAGGTGGCCAGTCGCGACGATCTGATCGCCGCGCTGACCAAGTTGTACAAGGACAACGCCAATACGCTGACGCCGGACCCGATCTATTCGGCGTATCATCACTCGCACCCGCCAGCGATGATCCGGATCGCCCACCTGCAGCAAGGCTGA